A genome region from Natranaeroarchaeum sulfidigenes includes the following:
- a CDS encoding ABC transporter ATP-binding protein: MTDKPLLSVRNLKKHYPIKKGLLSRKVGAAKAVDGISFDLDPGETLGIVGESGCGKSTAASSIIRLEEPTEGEVIFNGGSRAATAGEGSSANDVTKFNKKELKAFRRDAQMIFQDPSSSFDPRMTVGSSAAELLQVHGMSDRQRRRAIVENLLERVGMSASDYDRYPHEFSGGQKQRIAIARALVLDPDLIIADEPVSALDVSVQAEVLSLINDLQQEFGLSLLLISHDMGVIQQICDRVAVMYLGKIVEIGSTEQLFSNPQHPYTEALVSAIPTPDPHARGEGIKLTGTVPSPTDPPSGCSFHTRCHKVVQPDGIDLEQSNWRNLLNLRDQVTDGEIDVGKLRENALGESDSSDRADVSDARIKSQIRTEFDLPDTLSDSGAETTLDTGLDLLVADDLESAAEFFSAEFVTPCEEITPEFTDHGDTHQSSCIRHQEARQSVELSANDD, encoded by the coding sequence ATGACTGATAAACCGCTTCTCTCCGTCCGGAATCTGAAAAAGCATTATCCGATAAAAAAAGGACTGCTTTCCAGAAAAGTCGGTGCGGCGAAAGCCGTTGATGGTATTAGCTTCGACCTTGATCCGGGTGAGACACTGGGTATCGTCGGGGAGTCTGGGTGTGGAAAGTCCACGGCTGCGTCCTCGATCATCCGTCTCGAAGAGCCAACAGAGGGCGAGGTCATCTTCAATGGCGGATCCCGTGCAGCGACCGCTGGTGAGGGCTCGAGCGCGAACGACGTGACGAAGTTCAACAAAAAAGAGCTCAAAGCGTTCCGTCGCGACGCGCAGATGATCTTTCAGGACCCGTCTTCGAGCTTCGATCCCCGGATGACGGTCGGCTCCTCCGCCGCCGAACTGTTACAGGTTCACGGTATGTCCGACCGTCAGCGACGCCGGGCGATCGTGGAGAACCTGCTCGAACGCGTCGGGATGTCCGCTTCGGATTACGATCGGTATCCACACGAGTTTTCGGGGGGACAGAAACAACGAATCGCCATCGCCCGTGCGCTGGTGCTGGATCCGGATCTGATTATCGCCGACGAGCCGGTTTCTGCACTCGATGTCTCCGTCCAGGCCGAAGTACTCTCTCTCATCAACGATCTGCAGCAGGAGTTCGGTCTCTCCCTTCTGCTCATTAGCCACGATATGGGGGTGATTCAGCAGATCTGTGATCGCGTCGCGGTGATGTATCTCGGAAAGATAGTCGAGATCGGTTCAACTGAGCAGTTGTTCTCGAACCCTCAGCATCCCTACACTGAGGCGCTCGTGTCTGCTATACCGACGCCCGATCCCCACGCGCGTGGAGAGGGGATCAAACTCACTGGAACAGTACCGAGTCCCACGGACCCACCAAGTGGCTGTTCATTTCATACACGTTGTCACAAGGTCGTGCAACCTGATGGGATTGATCTCGAACAGTCGAACTGGCGGAACCTGTTGAATCTTCGTGATCAGGTCACTGACGGGGAGATAGATGTCGGAAAGCTACGCGAGAATGCACTGGGTGAGTCGGATTCGAGTGACAGAGCAGATGTCTCCGACGCGAGGATAAAATCACAGATACGGACCGAGTTTGACCTACCAGATACGCTTTCGGATAGTGGAGCTGAGACTACGCTCGATACTGGTCTCGATTTGCTCGTCGCCGATGATCTCGAATCGGCTGCCGAGTTCTTTTCCGCGGAGTTCGTTACGCCCTGTGAAGAGATCACGCCGGAGTTCACAGACCACGGGGACACTCATCAGTCGTCCTGTATCCGCCATCAGGAGGCGAGACAGTCGGTTGAACTCTCGGCGAACGACGACTGA
- a CDS encoding ABC transporter ATP-binding protein, whose protein sequence is MMGDSEFETGTDDELLVEVRNLRTKFKTDNGTLVAVDDIDFSVREGETVCIVGESGSGKTVATESITGLIKQPPGKIEGSVEFRGQNLSEMTEQELRQIRGNGIAHIFQNPQEAMNHCYSIGWQIVEAIQIHDDSVSDTQARARAVDLLDRVGIANASARFDDYPHEFSGGQKQRVMIAMALVGNPDLLIADEPTTALDVTVQGQILDLLNELQEEFGMGILFVTHDLGVVAEIADRIVVMYSGKVMERGDVFDIFDRPAHPYTQELLKCLPGHGKGLGGIPGSLPDPTDPPDGCRFADRCQHAVAACRTGEQPDEIEIESDHHVSCVHYGPGYDSTVLRDPELETAAEDTREGIVDD, encoded by the coding sequence ATGATGGGCGATAGCGAATTCGAAACAGGCACGGACGACGAACTGCTCGTCGAGGTCCGAAACCTCAGAACGAAGTTCAAAACCGATAACGGTACTCTCGTCGCTGTCGACGATATCGACTTCTCGGTCCGTGAAGGCGAGACAGTCTGTATCGTGGGGGAGTCGGGGTCCGGAAAAACCGTTGCGACGGAATCGATCACTGGGTTGATCAAACAGCCCCCCGGGAAGATCGAGGGATCGGTCGAGTTCAGGGGGCAGAACCTGTCAGAGATGACAGAACAGGAACTGCGGCAAATCCGTGGAAACGGAATCGCACACATTTTCCAGAACCCCCAGGAGGCAATGAACCACTGCTACAGCATCGGGTGGCAGATCGTCGAAGCGATTCAGATCCACGACGACAGCGTCTCCGACACGCAAGCGAGAGCGCGTGCGGTCGATCTACTGGACCGTGTCGGTATCGCGAACGCCAGCGCACGGTTTGACGACTACCCTCACGAGTTCTCGGGCGGGCAAAAACAGCGAGTAATGATCGCGATGGCGCTGGTTGGAAACCCTGATCTCCTCATCGCAGACGAGCCGACGACAGCACTCGACGTAACAGTGCAGGGGCAGATCCTCGATCTCCTGAACGAGCTACAGGAGGAGTTCGGTATGGGTATCCTTTTTGTTACGCACGATCTCGGTGTCGTCGCCGAAATCGCTGACAGGATCGTTGTTATGTACTCCGGCAAGGTGATGGAACGGGGTGACGTGTTCGATATCTTCGATCGACCCGCCCACCCGTATACTCAGGAGCTCCTGAAATGTCTTCCCGGACACGGTAAGGGACTTGGTGGGATCCCGGGGTCGCTTCCCGACCCGACCGATCCCCCGGATGGGTGTCGGTTCGCAGACCGGTGTCAGCATGCGGTTGCTGCCTGCAGGACGGGAGAGCAACCTGACGAAATCGAGATCGAGTCTGATCATCACGTCTCCTGTGTGCATTACGGCCCTGGCTATGATAGCACCGTCCTCAGGGATCCTGAGCTAGAGACCGCTGCCGAAGACACCCGGGAGGGGATCGTCGATGACTGA
- a CDS encoding ABC transporter permease has translation MATEKPPQFDDVDWDNLSRAGFFDLSINTKLMLLTGVPVLLLGLYDHFFVSARDATFVQLGQDLGLASQFEMLGLNHDPTSVDILFVFTLCLFAWYMLLPLYQNPRMTRYYWKEFKRNRPAVVSLIWLAIVFVGGILGPLFVSAPQQDLLLGNQPPVFWDIDATHVSQCAGTIENGQCHGTWEYPLGTDRAGQDILSSIIYGMTISMQIAFITTTIVAAIGVSVGTVSAYSAGWIDEILMRTVDIVLSFPTLLFFLLILYIYGAGLGMFILVFALFGWGSTARYVRSKALSVSEEEFIKATKISGASTYKIVRRHVVPNTASSIITQLTLLIPGFLLAEAQLAYLGIGDSDIPSWGQLIASGRELIDIAPWIMLAPGIALFLTILAFNFLGDALLDALNPEAEAENEK, from the coding sequence ATGGCCACAGAGAAACCACCACAGTTCGACGATGTTGACTGGGATAACCTCTCCAGAGCCGGGTTTTTCGATCTATCCATCAACACGAAGTTAATGTTGTTAACCGGCGTTCCGGTCCTGTTGCTCGGGCTATACGATCACTTCTTTGTAAGTGCTCGGGACGCAACGTTCGTACAGCTCGGCCAGGATCTCGGGCTCGCCTCACAGTTCGAGATGCTGGGGCTGAATCACGACCCAACGAGCGTAGACATCCTGTTTGTCTTCACTCTCTGTTTGTTTGCGTGGTATATGCTCCTGCCACTGTACCAGAATCCGCGAATGACCCGGTACTACTGGAAGGAGTTCAAACGCAACCGGCCAGCAGTAGTCAGTCTCATCTGGCTGGCCATCGTGTTTGTCGGCGGCATTCTTGGACCACTGTTTGTCAGTGCCCCTCAGCAGGATTTACTGCTTGGTAATCAGCCGCCGGTGTTCTGGGATATCGACGCCACCCACGTCTCACAATGCGCTGGGACTATCGAAAACGGTCAGTGTCATGGTACCTGGGAGTATCCGCTTGGAACCGATCGTGCTGGGCAAGATATCCTCTCCTCGATTATCTATGGCATGACGATCAGCATGCAAATCGCGTTCATAACGACGACGATCGTCGCCGCCATCGGTGTCAGCGTTGGAACCGTGAGTGCGTACAGTGCTGGCTGGATCGACGAGATCCTGATGCGGACTGTCGACATCGTGCTCTCGTTCCCGACGCTCCTGTTTTTCCTTCTTATTCTCTATATATACGGAGCTGGACTGGGAATGTTCATCCTGGTGTTCGCGCTGTTTGGCTGGGGTAGTACTGCCAGATACGTCCGCAGCAAGGCGCTGTCAGTCTCCGAAGAGGAGTTCATCAAAGCAACCAAAATCAGTGGTGCCAGCACCTACAAGATCGTTCGCAGACACGTCGTTCCGAACACCGCGAGTAGTATCATTACCCAGTTGACGCTGCTGATTCCGGGATTCCTGTTGGCGGAGGCCCAGCTGGCGTACCTTGGGATCGGTGACAGTGATATCCCGTCGTGGGGACAGCTAATCGCGTCTGGCCGGGAACTGATCGATATCGCACCGTGGATCATGCTTGCTCCGGGGATAGCTCTCTTTTTGACCATCCTCGCGTTCAATTTCCTCGGTGATGCACTGCTCGATGCACTCAATCCCGAAGCCGAAGCGGAGAATGAAAAATAA
- a CDS encoding ABC transporter permease: MGFTRYVGARVLWSGIVSLIIVTITFLLLAFAPNPSISEAATQAALQGGDPTAAAERERQLRGLDEPLYVRYLDFLHGVYTLDWGWSDHRAQPVTEAIWQSLYYTAQYSIPWTILTLILGPLIGIYSAANMYSWKDHVATGFAFFGWAIPNYFFGIVLLVIFGVWMEWVPIQYNTSVPVFSLENARQLVLPVFVLVTGSIGAVMRVSRNESAEFQNAEFMKTAKAKGVSPTRAYAYHVLRPTMVPLSTTIVGQLLVIFLGSSLLVEIVFGIPGLGRMTFNALIAQDTSLVLGTTLLFTFIAVIGNLIEDIVFTLMDPRISYDDR, translated from the coding sequence ATGGGTTTTACACGGTACGTTGGAGCGCGTGTACTCTGGTCAGGAATAGTCTCGCTTATCATCGTCACAATCACGTTTCTGCTGTTGGCATTTGCGCCGAACCCATCGATTTCGGAGGCAGCCACACAGGCAGCACTACAGGGCGGTGATCCGACTGCAGCAGCCGAACGTGAACGACAGCTACGTGGCCTCGACGAACCACTATACGTGCGGTATCTCGACTTCCTGCACGGCGTGTATACGCTTGACTGGGGCTGGTCGGATCATCGAGCCCAGCCGGTGACCGAGGCAATCTGGCAGAGCCTCTATTACACTGCACAGTACTCGATCCCGTGGACGATCCTTACGCTGATTCTGGGCCCACTCATCGGTATCTACTCGGCAGCGAACATGTACTCGTGGAAAGATCACGTCGCGACCGGGTTCGCGTTCTTCGGCTGGGCAATCCCGAACTACTTCTTCGGGATCGTCCTGCTCGTGATCTTTGGTGTCTGGATGGAGTGGGTGCCGATCCAGTACAATACTTCGGTTCCCGTCTTCAGCCTTGAGAACGCACGCCAACTCGTCTTGCCGGTGTTCGTACTGGTCACCGGTTCGATCGGTGCGGTGATGCGCGTGTCGAGAAACGAATCTGCCGAGTTCCAGAATGCGGAGTTCATGAAAACGGCCAAAGCAAAGGGTGTGTCACCAACACGTGCGTATGCGTATCACGTCCTGCGCCCGACGATGGTGCCACTGTCGACGACGATCGTCGGGCAGTTGCTGGTTATCTTCCTGGGCTCCTCACTGCTGGTCGAGATCGTGTTCGGCATTCCCGGACTCGGACGAATGACGTTCAACGCGCTCATCGCACAGGACACGAGTCTGGTGCTGGGAACTACACTGTTGTTCACATTCATCGCAGTCATCGGTAACCTGATCGAAGATATCGTCTTCACACTAATGGATCCGCGAATCAGCTACGACGACCGCTAA
- a CDS encoding ABC transporter substrate-binding protein, translating to MPHNVDRIQSDGPYINRRQWLSMLGVGGAAALAGCTGGGDDDEDPGAENGGDDDAGVDPDAEIPDVSGQYDDVQASGFDTLNPITNTEDGAGTAIGYALDMGYTFNPDNELVPLLYDVTTDDGGETWTIDIREGLEFSDPYGEFTADDFVFYVEEIHQAEWAPSANSPDWEGVEVEEVGDYEVECTLENPNLLWPETFNPLEYPIPRDLIEPYVEDEDAEGLQEDTELIELEFTGNMGAFTLDEWVRDGGTSYTRNDEYYLRDVAEEDDDYRLFAEAPYFETLELQIIEEESSRISSLETGAVDHVTLPPDRGEQFMDDDDTRVVLADTPFNNILSVNQRDNGWTAGPGNLFQVKEFRQALAAAIDKPQLIEGVYRGFHDEHYTWQPEFSEWFPGTDELTLWGHPEDGVYGDEARDLAEQALDQIDEDYTYDGDTLLTPDGDQVELQLYYNAASETQELAAGFFEQEFEEHLGFTLELNSIDGTRFSEEYWDGSDIAEPGTTVEHDGREFTWDAPNPSNPGPREYTSNEAWDFGTIFGLNTYPRNPLTNDAFFDGPGNFYNPVGYYPEFDAEGLFDEARSAEDRDELQEVFNELFVNLNEEQPYIMLTFGVDIEGYNPDLVGPIGDFANGYDFPTWYFDE from the coding sequence ATGCCACACAACGTGGATCGTATTCAGTCGGATGGACCATATATTAATCGCCGCCAGTGGCTTTCGATGCTCGGAGTTGGTGGGGCTGCCGCGCTCGCAGGATGTACCGGTGGTGGCGATGATGACGAAGATCCCGGTGCCGAAAACGGAGGAGATGATGATGCAGGAGTCGATCCTGACGCCGAAATTCCGGATGTGAGTGGTCAGTACGACGATGTCCAGGCATCCGGCTTCGATACGTTGAACCCAATCACAAACACCGAGGATGGTGCTGGAACTGCCATCGGATACGCCCTCGATATGGGCTATACGTTCAATCCCGATAACGAACTAGTCCCACTGCTGTACGATGTGACGACGGACGATGGGGGCGAAACATGGACGATCGATATTCGAGAGGGACTTGAGTTTAGCGATCCGTACGGCGAGTTCACCGCCGACGACTTCGTCTTCTACGTTGAGGAAATTCATCAGGCAGAATGGGCCCCGAGTGCAAACTCGCCCGACTGGGAGGGTGTCGAGGTCGAAGAGGTCGGCGACTACGAGGTCGAGTGCACGCTGGAGAACCCGAACCTGCTATGGCCGGAGACTTTCAACCCGCTAGAGTATCCGATCCCGCGGGACCTCATCGAACCGTATGTGGAAGACGAAGACGCTGAAGGACTGCAAGAAGACACGGAGCTAATCGAGCTCGAATTCACCGGCAACATGGGCGCGTTTACCCTCGACGAGTGGGTCCGTGATGGCGGTACCAGCTACACACGCAACGACGAGTACTACCTGCGGGATGTTGCCGAAGAAGACGACGACTATCGCCTCTTTGCCGAGGCACCGTACTTCGAGACGCTCGAATTGCAGATCATCGAAGAGGAATCCTCCCGGATCAGTTCCCTCGAAACCGGTGCAGTCGATCACGTTACCCTGCCCCCGGACCGTGGTGAGCAGTTCATGGACGACGATGACACCCGAGTCGTGCTCGCGGACACTCCGTTCAATAACATCCTCTCGGTGAACCAGCGTGATAACGGCTGGACGGCTGGCCCTGGCAACCTCTTCCAGGTCAAGGAGTTCCGGCAGGCACTTGCTGCAGCCATCGACAAACCACAGCTCATCGAGGGTGTGTATCGTGGCTTCCACGACGAACACTACACCTGGCAGCCCGAGTTCTCCGAGTGGTTCCCGGGAACCGACGAACTGACACTGTGGGGGCATCCAGAGGATGGTGTCTATGGCGACGAGGCACGTGACCTCGCTGAACAGGCCCTCGACCAGATAGACGAGGATTACACCTACGACGGCGATACGTTGCTTACGCCAGATGGTGACCAGGTCGAACTCCAGCTATACTACAACGCTGCGTCCGAAACGCAAGAGCTCGCTGCTGGCTTCTTCGAGCAAGAGTTCGAGGAACATCTCGGTTTCACTCTCGAACTCAACTCCATCGACGGTACGCGATTCAGTGAGGAGTACTGGGATGGAAGCGATATTGCAGAACCAGGAACCACAGTCGAACACGACGGGAGGGAGTTTACCTGGGATGCTCCGAACCCCAGCAACCCCGGTCCCCGTGAGTATACCTCCAACGAGGCGTGGGACTTCGGCACCATCTTCGGGCTGAACACCTACCCACGGAATCCGCTCACGAACGATGCGTTCTTCGATGGCCCGGGTAATTTCTACAATCCTGTCGGGTACTACCCCGAATTCGACGCGGAGGGACTCTTCGATGAGGCCCGTAGCGCCGAAGACAGAGACGAACTCCAGGAGGTGTTCAACGAGTTATTCGTGAACCTCAATGAGGAACAGCCCTACATAATGTTGACATTCGGTGTCGACATCGAAGGATACAATCCGGATCTTGTCGGCCCAATCGGCGACTTCGCAAACGGGTACGACTTCCCGACGTGGTACTTCGACGAATAA
- a CDS encoding DUF7529 family protein, producing MSENSDVPDARTQRRRDPTGAKTEAWKQTLDDMDVIAEERRADGWDVRTLFSVHTDTVSIDMGDHDDFGLFHIVPNNQTDAFEEWFDPEEFTEYLVYGTDVEGFMYAVIEFIDSETKRSILLASRYDMTRAKGMVQSAHEEGVLYSRVKTVDGTVLGVFEHEEFTPLITKPTE from the coding sequence ATGTCCGAAAACTCCGATGTGCCAGATGCGCGTACTCAACGACGGAGGGATCCAACTGGGGCCAAAACGGAGGCCTGGAAACAGACACTCGACGACATGGACGTGATCGCAGAGGAGCGTCGTGCCGACGGCTGGGACGTCCGTACACTCTTTTCGGTCCATACGGACACCGTCAGCATTGATATGGGTGATCACGACGACTTCGGTCTCTTTCATATCGTCCCGAACAATCAGACCGATGCGTTCGAGGAGTGGTTCGATCCCGAGGAGTTCACGGAATACCTGGTGTATGGCACCGATGTCGAGGGATTCATGTATGCTGTGATCGAGTTTATCGATTCGGAAACTAAACGGTCCATCCTTCTCGCCAGCCGATACGATATGACCCGTGCGAAGGGTATGGTCCAGTCTGCACACGAGGAAGGGGTGCTTTACTCACGCGTGAAGACCGTCGATGGGACGGTTCTCGGTGTGTTCGAACACGAGGAGTTTACTCCCCTCATTACAAAACCTACGGAGTAG
- a CDS encoding DUF7555 family protein, producing the protein MSAPEPPETRIGRFARRWIDTAAYALVVAILCIVGALVVSVATGGELARANALLFVTGWCLLAYATFLMWPSSPDDLDEQAPSGETVAGSTRIQSIARSLPPLRWIGLPDPHHRMPVRRQLFVASILVLTLSFVAERWLGIG; encoded by the coding sequence ATGTCGGCTCCGGAGCCCCCTGAAACCCGCATCGGTCGGTTTGCCCGTCGCTGGATTGACACGGCTGCGTATGCGTTGGTCGTCGCTATACTGTGTATTGTGGGTGCGCTCGTCGTCTCTGTAGCTACTGGCGGCGAACTCGCTCGAGCAAACGCTTTGCTGTTCGTCACCGGCTGGTGTTTGCTTGCCTACGCAACGTTTCTCATGTGGCCCTCGTCGCCGGACGATCTCGACGAACAGGCGCCGTCAGGGGAGACTGTAGCGGGTTCGACGCGGATTCAGTCCATAGCAAGATCGCTCCCACCGCTTCGGTGGATCGGTCTCCCCGACCCGCACCATCGAATGCCGGTCCGTCGGCAACTGTTCGTTGCGTCTATACTCGTTCTGACGCTGTCGTTTGTCGCCGAGAGATGGCTCGGAATTGGCTGA
- a CDS encoding ABC transporter ATP-binding protein, with product MSEHVQATDSEAPTQEREDTIIEVDGLKTHYESGGLFGGVPVKAVDGVSFDIYRGETLGLVGESGCGKTTLGRTLVQLEDATAGEVRFDGTDITTLSRDELHEWRRDAQMVFQDPESSLNDRMTIGEIIQEPLDVHEWKSPRERRRHVKSLLDTVGLRKEHYYRYPHQFSGGQRQRIGIARTLALEPDFIVLDEPVSALDVSVQAEIINLLDDLQDEFGLTYLFIAHDLSVVRHICDRVAVMYLGNIMEVGPTEEIFENPSNPYTHSLLSAIPEPDPTIDRERIILHGTPPNPRYPPSGCPFSTRCPARIRPDGFPDLDDELWAELNKLREILRERKRAERSIRERLRERFGGETRFATVEETYEELFGDQEVPKDVEVVLNRIADHAEDNEEAEALAVFSEEFGSVCESEPPEYHSTSTSDHKSYCHRHESTYRDPAQVLNERY from the coding sequence ATGAGCGAGCACGTACAGGCGACTGACAGCGAGGCACCGACCCAGGAGAGAGAAGATACGATCATTGAGGTTGACGGGCTCAAAACGCACTACGAGTCGGGTGGACTGTTCGGTGGCGTGCCGGTCAAGGCTGTCGACGGCGTTTCATTCGATATATACCGTGGTGAAACGCTAGGTCTTGTCGGCGAGTCCGGCTGTGGGAAGACGACGCTTGGCCGGACTCTGGTCCAGCTAGAAGATGCCACTGCGGGAGAGGTCAGATTCGATGGGACCGATATCACGACGCTCAGTCGTGATGAACTGCACGAGTGGCGACGCGACGCGCAGATGGTGTTTCAGGATCCGGAGTCGAGTCTCAACGATCGAATGACGATCGGCGAAATCATCCAGGAACCACTCGACGTTCACGAGTGGAAATCGCCGCGCGAGCGTCGCCGCCACGTCAAATCGCTGCTCGACACCGTTGGGCTTCGCAAAGAGCACTACTATCGGTATCCTCACCAGTTCTCCGGTGGTCAGCGTCAGCGGATCGGTATCGCCCGGACGCTCGCGCTCGAACCCGACTTCATCGTCCTCGACGAGCCGGTTTCCGCACTTGACGTCTCCGTTCAGGCCGAAATCATCAATTTGCTGGACGACCTTCAGGATGAGTTCGGGCTAACGTATCTGTTTATTGCCCACGATCTCTCAGTTGTTCGCCATATCTGTGATCGAGTCGCCGTGATGTATCTCGGTAACATCATGGAGGTTGGCCCCACGGAGGAGATATTCGAGAACCCCTCAAACCCCTACACACACTCCTTGCTTTCGGCGATCCCGGAGCCTGATCCCACGATTGATCGAGAACGGATAATCCTTCACGGGACGCCACCGAACCCCCGATACCCACCATCCGGCTGTCCGTTCAGCACACGTTGTCCGGCTCGCATCCGTCCGGATGGCTTCCCCGATTTGGATGATGAACTGTGGGCCGAGCTGAACAAACTGCGAGAGATTCTTCGAGAACGGAAGCGTGCCGAACGATCGATTCGAGAACGACTCCGTGAACGCTTTGGCGGGGAAACGCGCTTTGCGACCGTCGAGGAAACCTACGAGGAGCTATTTGGCGATCAGGAGGTCCCAAAGGATGTAGAGGTTGTTCTGAATCGGATTGCAGATCACGCCGAAGACAACGAAGAGGCAGAAGCATTAGCCGTCTTCTCGGAGGAGTTCGGCAGCGTTTGTGAGTCAGAGCCACCGGAATATCATTCAACGTCAACTTCCGATCACAAGAGCTACTGCCACCGTCACGAGTCGACATATCGCGACCCGGCACAGGTTCTCAACGAACGGTACTGA
- a CDS encoding ABC transporter ATP-binding protein: protein MASERAPPMLKVQNLQTAFFTDKETIRAVDGISFDIRLGETVGIVGESGSGKSVTARSLMGLVESPGRVLDGSSIQFHEPDTVRQYASDFSSRVVDVPDLEERYDVAELFDREELAATPETFGYDNRHEVPLVDVLAAYGPELDLIDDKDCVFVTRRNGDGPSGISDGFVEITQLEGESLRRMRGDHIAMVFQDPLTSLNPVYTVGNQIKEALSLHQGITGRDATREAARLLEAVGIPDARRRIKEYPHQFSGGMRQRAVIAMALACDPEMLICDEPTTALDVTIQAQILDLLDELQDTRDLSIMFITHDMGVIAETSDRVNVMYAGEIVESAGVKSLFANPKHPYTEGLLGSIPGQQTGDRLNTIEGNVPTPNEPATYCRFAPRCPKAFDECSAVHPRAVDIESTDAEDHTAACLLYPEELSEQQRIDYHELSTDMEKY, encoded by the coding sequence ATGGCTTCCGAACGTGCTCCCCCGATGCTCAAAGTGCAGAACCTCCAGACTGCGTTCTTCACCGATAAGGAAACGATCCGTGCAGTCGATGGGATTTCCTTCGATATTCGTCTCGGGGAGACCGTCGGGATCGTCGGCGAAAGCGGGTCGGGAAAGAGTGTGACAGCCCGGTCACTGATGGGCCTGGTTGAATCTCCGGGTCGCGTTCTTGACGGTAGCAGCATCCAGTTCCACGAGCCCGATACCGTGCGTCAGTACGCCTCGGATTTTTCAAGTCGAGTCGTTGACGTCCCGGATCTAGAGGAGAGATATGACGTTGCCGAACTGTTCGACCGTGAGGAACTCGCCGCCACGCCTGAGACGTTCGGCTACGATAACCGACATGAGGTTCCACTGGTCGACGTGCTGGCCGCCTACGGCCCCGAACTCGACCTCATCGATGACAAGGACTGCGTCTTCGTCACTCGGCGCAACGGGGATGGCCCGTCAGGTATCTCTGACGGTTTCGTCGAAATCACACAGCTCGAAGGGGAATCCCTCCGGCGGATGCGTGGCGACCACATTGCGATGGTGTTTCAGGATCCGTTGACGAGCCTCAACCCAGTGTACACAGTTGGTAATCAGATCAAGGAAGCGCTCTCCCTCCATCAGGGAATCACCGGGAGAGATGCAACACGAGAGGCTGCTCGGCTGCTCGAAGCCGTCGGTATTCCGGATGCCAGACGTCGTATCAAGGAGTATCCCCACCAGTTCTCGGGAGGGATGCGCCAGCGTGCCGTCATCGCGATGGCACTGGCCTGTGACCCGGAGATGCTGATCTGTGACGAACCCACGACGGCACTGGACGTGACGATTCAGGCCCAGATCCTCGACCTGCTTGACGAACTTCAGGACACACGGGATCTCTCGATCATGTTCATCACACACGATATGGGTGTTATTGCCGAAACGTCCGACCGCGTCAACGTGATGTATGCTGGCGAAATCGTCGAAAGCGCTGGTGTCAAATCGCTGTTCGCGAATCCGAAACATCCCTATACCGAAGGACTGTTGGGGTCGATTCCTGGACAGCAGACCGGCGACCGTCTCAATACGATCGAAGGGAACGTCCCGACGCCAAATGAACCGGCGACGTACTGTCGGTTCGCACCGCGCTGTCCAAAGGCGTTCGACGAGTGTTCAGCAGTACATCCCCGGGCGGTCGATATCGAGTCGACGGATGCCGAGGATCACACCGCGGCATGTCTCCTCTACCCTGAAGAACTATCCGAACAGCAACGCATCGACTACCACGAACTGTCAACTGACATGGAGAAATACTGA